In a genomic window of Tripterygium wilfordii isolate XIE 37 chromosome 8, ASM1340144v1, whole genome shotgun sequence:
- the LOC120003840 gene encoding pentatricopeptide repeat-containing protein At2g45350, chloroplastic, which produces MLLSVNSIQPWNSPLPTLLLEKCKTLNDVNQIHGRLITTGSIRNASLTAKIILAFSSSASEPRVEFARHLFFTRHASRIQRKHGDPFLWNAILKSFSHGRDPEGALLVFCFMIENGAFVDGFSLSLVLKACSQLGFLKEGMQIHGFLRKTEIWSDLFLQNSLVSLYMHCGCIGFARQVFDKMEKRDSVSYNLMIHGYVERGMVHLAYKLFDCMPEEQKNLVSWNTMISGYVGLEGGLKVAFDLFEKMPERDLISWNTMIDGCVKCGEMEYAQQLFDKMTLRDVVSWSNMVHGYAKVGRIKAARTLFDKIPEKDVVACNAMMAGYLQNGNCAEALQIFHNMQHETNLSPDNATLLSVLSAVAQIGHLDEGVAVHSYIQKNKLSLSGNLGTALIDMYSKCGSIKKATYVFENIEEKSVDHWNAMIGGLAIHGLGELAFDLLMEMERLSVKPDDITFIGVLNACGHAGLVKEGMMCFEIMRNVHKLEPKLQHYGCMVDILSRAGRIKEATNFIVEMPIEPNDVIWNTLLCACSNYKSLNIGETVAELLSRMDSHNSSSYVLLSNMYAGFGMWDDVRRLRMLMKKRNLKKIPGCSWIQLEGIVHEFYVQDKSHPQVMEIYSLLDSF; this is translated from the coding sequence ATGCTTCTTTCTGTGAATTCAATCCAGCCATGGAACTCACCACTTCCAACTCTTCTTCTCGAGAAATGCAAAACATTAAACGATGTGAATCAAATCCACGGGAGACTGATAACAACTGGGTCCATCAGGAACGCCTCTCTCACCGCCAAAATCATCCTCGCATTCTCCTCTTCAGCGAGCGAACCACGAGTCGAATTCGCTCGTCACCTCTTCTTTACGCGTCATGCTTCTCGAATTCAACGAAAACACGGAGACCCGTTTCTTTGGAACGCCATACTCAAATCGTTTTCTCACGGGCGGGACCCGGAAGGAGCATTGCTTGTTTTCTGCTTCATGATTGAGAATGGGGCTTTCGTGGATGGGTTCTCATTGTCGTTGGTGTTGAAAGCATGTTCTCAATTGGGTTTTCTCAAGGAAGGGATGCAAATTCATGGATTTTTGAGGAAGACTGAAATTTGGTCAGATTTGTTTTTGCAGAATTCTTTGGTGTCTCTGTATATGCATTGTGGGTGTATTGGATTTGCGCGTcaggtgtttgataaaatggaAAAGAGGGACTCGGTTTCGTATAATTTGATGATTCATGGTTATGTTGAGCGTGGGATGGTTCATTTGGCATATAAGTTGTTTGATTGTATGCCAGAGGAGCAGAAGAATTTGGTATCTTGGAATACAATGATCAGCGGATACGTGGGATTGGAAGGTGGCCTGAAGGTAGCCTTTGATTTGTTCGAGAAAATGCCTGAAAGGGATTTGATTTCATGGAACACAATGATTGACGGTTGTGTGAAGTGTGGTGAGATGGAGTATGCTCAACAATTGTTTGATAAGATGACACTGAGGGATGTGGTAAGTTGGTCTAATATGGTACATGGTTATGCTAAAGTAGGACGGATTAAAGCCGCTAGGACTTTGTTTGATAAAATACCCGAGAAAGATGTCGTTGCTTGTAATGCCATGATGGCTGGCTATCTTCAAAATGGTAACTGTGCAGAAGCTTTACAAATCTTTCATAATATGCAGCATGAAACTAATTTGTCTCCAGATAATGCCACACTATTAAGTGTTCTTTCAGCAGTTGCCCAGATTGGACATCTTGACGAAGGGGTAGCCGTGCATTCCTACATTCAGAAAAACAAGCTCTCTTTGAGTGGGAATCTTGGCACAGCTCTCATTGACATGTATTCCAAATGTGGCAGTATAAAGAAGGCTACATATGTCTTTGAGAATATAGAAGAAAAGAGTGTGGATCATTGGAATGCTATGATCGGTGGGTTGGCCATTCATGGACTAGGTGAATTAGCGTTTGATTTGCTCATGGAGATGGAAAGGCTTTCTGTGAAACCAGATGATATCACATTCATTGGTGTGCTAAATGCTTGTGGGCATGCTGGCTTAGTAAAGGAAGGTATGATGTGTTTTGAGATTATGAGAAATGTTCACAAGTTAGAACCAAAACTACAACATTATGGATGCATGGTTGACATCCTTAGCCGAGCAGGGCGCATAAAGGAAGCCACAAATTTTATTGTGGAAATGCCCATTGAGCCTAATGATGTGATTTGGAATACTCTTCTTTGTGCTTGCTCAAATTATAAAAGTTTAAACATTGGAGAGACTGTAGCTGAGCTTCTAAGTAGGATGGATTCTCATAATTCAAGCTCTTACGTTCTTCTGTCGAATATGTATGCTGGTTTCGGTATGTGGGATGATGTGCGTAGGCTTCGGATGCtgatgaagaaaagaaatttaaagaaaattcCTGGTTGCAGTTGGATACAACTTGAAGGAATTGTTCATGAGTTTTATGTTCAAGATAAGTCCCACCCTCAAGTTATGGAGATCTATTCCTTGTTAGATAGCTTTTAG
- the LOC120004441 gene encoding uncharacterized protein LOC120004441, with product MKLVWSPELASKAYIDTVKWKSDEKLKESGTAEFLAAMAAGWNAKLIVEAWSHGAPIGTSIGLAIAARHTCGRHVCVVPDERSRLEYVKSMAETEVIVGEAEEVMVALKGVNFVVVDCRRKDFARVLRVARLSHEGAVLACMNALQRSNTFSGFRWLEVLEKGTRVVRSVFMPVGQGLDVAYVGSKGGTRGSKKDPSRWIKQIDQESGEEHIFRR from the exons ATGAAGCTAGTCTGGTCGCCGGAATTAGCTTCAAAAGCCTACATAGACACCGTCAAATGGAAATCA GATGAGAAGTTGAAAGAATCTGGCACGGCGGAGTTTCTCGCGGCGATGGCGGCGGGTTGGAACGCGAAGTTGATTGTGGAGGCGTGGTCGCACGGCGCACCAATTGGCACAAGCATCGGACTCGCGATCGCTGCGCGTCATACGTGCGGGAGACACGTGTGTGTGGTTCCAGATGAACGGTCGAGGTTAGAGTACGTAAAATCCATGGCCGAAACGGAGGTTATAGTCGGGGAGGCGGAGGAGGTGATGGTGGCGTTGAAGGGGGTTAATTTTGTTGTGGTGGATTGTAGGAGGAAGGACTTCGCCAGGGTTTTGAGGGTGGCGAGGTTGAGTCATGAAGGTGCAGTTTTGGCATGTATGAACGCGTTGCAGAGGAGTAATACCTTTTCTGGGTTTAGATGGCTCGAAGTGCTTGAGAAGGGGACACGTGTTGTGAGGTCTGTATTTATGCCAGTTGGGCAGGGGTTGGATGTTGCTTATGTAGGGAGTAAGGGTGGAACTAGGGGTTCTAAGAAGGATCCCAGCCGTTGGATTAAACAGATTGATCAAGAATCCGGTGAGGAACATATCTTTCGAAGATGA
- the LOC120003327 gene encoding uncharacterized protein LOC120003327 isoform X1 codes for MEREREARNNLFNMGEPFPKFQGFGGFGSLFGGRDPFDDPFFTCPQMDPFFTHPLGSMFQSGVFGPRTASGDVVQTDGGKGLVIEELDSDDEGGIDKGIGAQAEQYNNQKQAGSSNEPSVEHPDDDADATAVSENRSKNMSHRNFYNKVEGTQPQTRSFSASSSKVTYGGVDGAYYTSTRTRRMDTDGAVVEESKEADRTTGQATHRISRGIDDKGHSVTRKLTSDGNVDVMQTLHNLNEDELAGFEQAWKGKGQIQSWSEGFGKNGGAGSGSKQEGNPTKGGWALPSIGHAGNAGGIRSANPSAGRTRKVVRINIE; via the exons atggaaagagagagagaagccaGGAACAATCTCTTTAATATGGGAGAGCCATTTCCTAAGTTCCAGGGTTTTGGTGGCTTTGGGAGCCTATTTGGAGGACGGGATCCATTCGATGATCCATTCTTCACTTGCCCACAAATGGATCCATTCTTCACTCACCCTTTGGGCAGCATGTTTCAGTCTGGTGTTTTTGGCCCTAGAACTGCATCTGGGGATGTAGTGCAGACTGACGGAGGAAAGGGACTTGTAATTGAAGAATTAGACTCTGATGATGAGGGAGGAATAGATAAGGGTATTGGTGCTCAGGCAGAGCAGTACAATAATCAAAAGCAAGCTGGGTCGAGCAATGAACCTTCTGTCGAGCATCCAGATGATGATGCTGATG CAACAGCCGTGTCAGAGAATAGGAGCAAAAATATGAGTCACAGGAACTTCTATAACAAGGTTGAAGGGACACAGCCACAGACACGCAGCTTCAGTGCGAGTAGTTCTAAAGTGACATATGGTGGTGTAGATGGTGCATATTACACTTCGACAAGAACCCGACGGATGGATACCGATGGA GCGGTGGTTGAAGAGTCAAAAGAAGCAGATAGAACAACTGGTCAGGCAACGCATAGGATCTCCAGAGGAATTGATGACAAG GGACACTCGGTTACAAGAAAGCTTACCTCAGATGGCAATGTGGATGTAATGCAAACTTTACACAATTTGAATGAAG ATGAACTTGCTGGTTTTGAACAAGCATGGAAAGGCAAGGGGCAAATACAAAGCTGGAGTGAAGGATTCGGCAAGAATGGAGGGGCtg GTTCTGGAAGCAAACAGGAGGGGAATCCAACAAAGGGAGGTTGGGCACTTCCATCCATAGGGCATGCTGGAAACGCTGGAGGAATCAGATCAGCTAATCCTTCTGCAGGAAGGACCAGAAAAGTTGTAAGGATCAATATTGAATAG
- the LOC120003658 gene encoding uncharacterized protein LOC120003658, whose product MTSNWSPESATKAYLRALKMGKRGKEPDVGEFISALAAGNNAQLMVTVSSNSGNAKSTVPALAAAAHQTGGRTICILPGIHHIHQTKQALGPCANGVEFVVGDDARTLLLNEYKGADFVVIDCNIDGYKGLFGAAKEGLIKDGNIKGVVVGYNAFHKESWCGGGAEEDITHFLPIGEGLFVTKTGGAGKVHGGGDVGCRRRSRWVVKIDECTGEEHVFRASFERGKAYDGYLSTQR is encoded by the exons atgaCTAGTAATTGGTCACCTGAGAGTGCAACCAAAGCTTATCTTCGAGCCTTGAAAATG GGCAAGAGAGGAAAAGAGCCAGATGTGGGGGAGTTCATATCAGCACTTGCAGCAGGGAACAACGCACAGCTAATGGTGACTGTATCATCTAACTCAGGCAATGCCAAATCCACCGTGCCAGCTCTCGCGGCCGCCGCTCATCAAACCGGTGGACGAACCATTTGCATTCTACCTGGTATCCACCATATTCATCAAACTAAACAAGCCCTCGGACCATGTGCAAATGGTGTTGAGTTTGTGGTAGGGGATGATGCAAGAACCCTTTTATTGAATGAGTACAAAGGAGCAGACTTTGTGGTTATTGATTGCAACATTGATGGTTACAAGGGTTTATTTGGAGCTGCAAAAGAGGGTCTAATTAAGGATGGGAATATTAAGGGAGTTGTAGTTGGgtacaatgcatttcacaaggAGTCATGGTGTGGTGGTGGAGCTGAGGAGGATATCACCCACTTCTTGCCAATCGGAGAGGGGTTGTTTGTGACAAAAACAGGCGGAGCCGGGAAGGTTCATGGTGGCGGGGACGTTGGCTGCCGGAGAAGGAGTAGGTGGGTTGTTAAGATAGATGAGTGCACTGGTGAGGAGCATGTTTTTAGGGCGAGTTTCGAACGAGGAAAAGCTTACGATGGATACTTAAGCACCCAGAGATGA
- the LOC120003520 gene encoding LRR receptor-like serine/threonine-protein kinase GSO2, protein MLILLCLLAFRFFSPSLATPTTELDLLMQIKVSLDPRDRFLTSWSFDSDPCSGSFDGVACNEFGNVANISLQGKGLSGRLPAALGGLRNLTGLYLHFNTLNGEIPAELAQLSQLSDLYLNMNNLSGKIPPQIGNMPNLQVLQLCYNKLTGSIPTQLGSLNTLSVLTLQSNQLTGAIPASLGNLETLTRLDLSFNNLFGSVPLKLAATPLLEVLDIRNNTLSGNVPLALKRLNSGFQYGNNTGLCGAGFPHLNVCTASSSHDPYKPEPLKPNGNLTRDIPEPVNLPSNCTEAQCSNPSKYPRVCVISGVVGIFIILTVTGIFAFSWHRRQKQKIGSAFDSSEARRLSTNQAKEVCRKSASPLISLEYSNGWDPLAKGQCGNGFSQEVLEGFMFNLEEVERATQCFSEVNLLGKSNFSATYKGILRDGSVVAIKCIAKTSCKSDEAEFLKGLKILISLKHENLVRLRGICCSKGRGECFLIYDFAPNGNLLQYLDVKEGSGKVLDWSTRKSIINGIARGIGYLHGNKGSKSSVVHQNISAEKVFMDGQYNPLLSESGLHKLLADDIVFSNLKTSAAMGYLAPEYTTTGRFTEKSDVYAFGMLIFQILGGKRQITQLTRHATESSKFEDFIDQNLGGKFPESEAAGLGRVAIICTHDSPNSRPSLAIVMQELSGLSGNS, encoded by the exons ATGCTCATCCTCCTCTGCCTCCTTGCATTCCgcttcttctctccttctctggCCACACCCACCACCGAACTCGACCTCCTGATGCAAATAAAGGTCTCTCTGGACCCTCGTGACCGGTTCCTGACCTCATGGAGTTTCGACTCGGACCCGTGCAGCGGGTCCTTTGATGGCGTAGCATGCAACGAGTTCGGAAATGTGGCTAACATTTCGCTTCAAGGGAAAGGTCTCTCCGGGAGGTTGCCGGCTGCTCTCGGTGGGCTCCGGAACTTGACTGGATTGTACCTGCATTTCAACACTTTGAATGGAGAGATACCGGCGGAGCTTGCCCAGCTAAGCCAGCTTAGCGACTTGTACCTGAATATGAATAATCTCTCCGGAAAAATCCCTCCCCAGATTGGCAACATGCCCAATCTTCAAG TTCTGCAGCTGTGTTACAATAAGTTGACTGGGAGCATACCTACGCAGTTGGGGTCTCTCAATacgcttagtgttcttactctTCAGTCCAATCAACTAACTGGTGCAATTCCTGCTAGTTTGGGGAATCTTGAGACACTAACAAGGCTTGATTTGAGCTTTAATAACCTGTTTGGTTCAGTTCCTCTAAAATTAGCTGCTACACCTCTGCTGGAAGTTTTAGACATCCGTAACAACACCCTTTCCGGCAATGTGCCTCTAG CACTGAAGAGACTAAATAGTGGATTCCAATATGGAAATAACACAGGCTTATGCGGTGCTGGGTTTCCGCACTTGAATGTTTGCACAGCTTCTAGTTCACATGATCCATACAAACCTGAACCTTTAAAACCTAATGGTAATTTGACAAGGGATATTCCAGAGCCGGTGAATTTACCATCAAATTGTACTGAAGCCCAATGCTCGAATCCCTCCAAATACCCTAGGGTTTGTGTCATATCTGGTGTAGTTGGAATTTTCATTATATTGACTGTCACCGGCATTTTTGCATTCTCATGGCACCGTCGCCAGAAACAGAAAATCGGAAGTGCTTTCGACTCTTCTGAAGCCCGCCGGCTTAGTACTAACCAGGCGAAGGAGGTTTGTAGAAAGAGTGCCTCACCACTTATCAGCCTGGAGTACTCCAATGGTTGGGACCCATTGGCCAAAGGTCAGTGCGGAAATGGGTTTTCTCAAGAAGTTCTCGAGGGGTTTATGTTCAATTTAGAAGAGGTAGAGCGTGCAACTCAGTGCTTCTCGGAGGTGAATCTGTTGGGGAAGAGTAATTTCTCTGCTACTTACAAGGGAATCCTTAGGGATGGTTCTGTAGTTGCTATAAAATGCATTGCAAAGACAAGTTGCAAGTCTGATGAAGCTGAGTTCTTGAAGGGTTTGAAGATATTGATCTCGCTCAAACATGAAAATCTGGTGAGGTTGAGAGGGATTTGCTGCTCCAAAGGCAGGGGGGAGTGTTTCCTAATCTATGATTTTGCTCCAAATGGGAACCTTCTGCAGTATCTTGATGTGAAGGAGGGCAGTGGCAAAGTTCTTGATTGGTCAACTAGAAAATCTATCATAAATGGCATTGCCAGAG GTATTGGGTATTTACATGGGAATAAAGGAAGCAAATCTTCTGTAGTTCACCAGAATATATCAGCTGAGAAGGTGTTCATGGATGGACAATATAATCCATTGCTTTCAGAATCAGGCCTGCACAAACTCCTTGCAGATGACATTGTCTTCTCCAATCTCAAAACCAGTGCTGCAATGGGATACCTGGCTCCTGAGTACACAACCACTGGCCGATTCACCGAAAAGAGCGATGTatatgcctttggaatgctcataTTTCAGATCCTCGGGGGCAAACGACAGATCACCCAGCTGACTCGCCATGCAACCGAGTCGAGCAAGTTTGAAGATTTCATTGATCAAAATCTTGGAGGAAAGTTCCCAGAATCTGAGGCAGCAGGACTTGGAAGAGTTGCTATCATCTGCACCCATGACTCTCCAAACTCCAGGCCTTCCTTGGCAATTGTGATGCAAGAACTGAGTGGACTTTCGGGCAATTCATAA
- the LOC120003327 gene encoding uncharacterized protein LOC120003327 isoform X2, translating into MEREREARNNLFNMGEPFPKFQGFGGFGSLFGGRDPFDDPFFTCPQMDPFFTHPLGSMFQSGVFGPRTASGDVVQTDGGKGLVIEELDSDDEGGIDKGIGAQAEQYNNQKQAGSSNEPSVEHPDDDADENRSKNMSHRNFYNKVEGTQPQTRSFSASSSKVTYGGVDGAYYTSTRTRRMDTDGAVVEESKEADRTTGQATHRISRGIDDKGHSVTRKLTSDGNVDVMQTLHNLNEDELAGFEQAWKGKGQIQSWSEGFGKNGGAGSGSKQEGNPTKGGWALPSIGHAGNAGGIRSANPSAGRTRKVVRINIE; encoded by the exons atggaaagagagagagaagccaGGAACAATCTCTTTAATATGGGAGAGCCATTTCCTAAGTTCCAGGGTTTTGGTGGCTTTGGGAGCCTATTTGGAGGACGGGATCCATTCGATGATCCATTCTTCACTTGCCCACAAATGGATCCATTCTTCACTCACCCTTTGGGCAGCATGTTTCAGTCTGGTGTTTTTGGCCCTAGAACTGCATCTGGGGATGTAGTGCAGACTGACGGAGGAAAGGGACTTGTAATTGAAGAATTAGACTCTGATGATGAGGGAGGAATAGATAAGGGTATTGGTGCTCAGGCAGAGCAGTACAATAATCAAAAGCAAGCTGGGTCGAGCAATGAACCTTCTGTCGAGCATCCAGATGATGATGCTGATG AGAATAGGAGCAAAAATATGAGTCACAGGAACTTCTATAACAAGGTTGAAGGGACACAGCCACAGACACGCAGCTTCAGTGCGAGTAGTTCTAAAGTGACATATGGTGGTGTAGATGGTGCATATTACACTTCGACAAGAACCCGACGGATGGATACCGATGGA GCGGTGGTTGAAGAGTCAAAAGAAGCAGATAGAACAACTGGTCAGGCAACGCATAGGATCTCCAGAGGAATTGATGACAAG GGACACTCGGTTACAAGAAAGCTTACCTCAGATGGCAATGTGGATGTAATGCAAACTTTACACAATTTGAATGAAG ATGAACTTGCTGGTTTTGAACAAGCATGGAAAGGCAAGGGGCAAATACAAAGCTGGAGTGAAGGATTCGGCAAGAATGGAGGGGCtg GTTCTGGAAGCAAACAGGAGGGGAATCCAACAAAGGGAGGTTGGGCACTTCCATCCATAGGGCATGCTGGAAACGCTGGAGGAATCAGATCAGCTAATCCTTCTGCAGGAAGGACCAGAAAAGTTGTAAGGATCAATATTGAATAG